The Anaeromicrobium sediminis genome window below encodes:
- a CDS encoding bacteriohemerythrin produces MFTWKEEYSCNIKSIDDQHKELLKIGSSLYEMVRLKKHEDNYDELVQILNELKDYTLYHFQAEEKLMEEYGYEELFLHKFEHKSFLKKLEGLELDELDEKQFDMTMDLIVFVANWIEQHILKSDLKYKEFFNSKGIS; encoded by the coding sequence ATGTTTACGTGGAAAGAGGAATATAGTTGTAATATAAAATCCATTGATGATCAACATAAGGAACTTTTAAAAATTGGATCTAGTCTTTATGAGATGGTCAGGCTTAAAAAGCACGAGGATAATTATGATGAATTAGTACAAATATTAAATGAATTAAAGGACTATACCCTATATCATTTTCAAGCGGAAGAAAAACTTATGGAAGAATATGGGTATGAAGAATTGTTTTTACATAAATTTGAACACAAATCCTTCTTAAAGAAATTGGAAGGATTAGAATTAGACGAGTTAGATGAAAAGCAATTTGATATGACTATGGATTTAATAGTATTTGTAGCTAATTGGATAGAACAGCACATATTAAAATCTGATTTGAAATATAAAGAATTTTTCAACTCAAAGGGTATTTCATAA
- a CDS encoding SigB/SigF/SigG family RNA polymerase sigma factor → MENLLNGKKYSKESLTDLNSKELFAIYSENKDRTIRNELVNRYLYIAEILSKKYINKGIDYEDIFQIASLGLIYAIERFDVSKGFEFSSFATPTIIGEIKKYFRDKGWAIRVPRRIQELSKKVNNAKVVLHQTLQRVPKVSDIAEYLECTEEEVLEAMEASQVYTPKSLELSYDNNGEDKDVTLMDLIGEEDKDFASLENKDFLVKCLEKLNHMEKQIIKARFFNNETQSQVAKKFEVSQMTISRMEKKIIKKLQNDMQSLS, encoded by the coding sequence ATGGAAAATTTACTAAACGGAAAAAAATATTCTAAAGAATCCCTAACAGACTTAAACTCCAAGGAACTTTTCGCTATTTATAGTGAGAATAAAGATAGGACTATAAGAAATGAACTAGTGAATAGATACTTATATATAGCGGAAATCTTATCTAAAAAGTATATCAACAAAGGAATAGACTATGAAGATATATTTCAAATAGCATCCCTAGGACTTATATATGCCATAGAACGATTTGATGTGTCAAAGGGCTTTGAATTTTCAAGTTTTGCCACACCAACAATAATTGGAGAAATAAAAAAATACTTTAGAGATAAAGGTTGGGCTATAAGAGTTCCGAGAAGGATTCAAGAATTGTCTAAGAAAGTGAACAATGCTAAAGTTGTACTTCATCAAACTCTACAAAGAGTACCTAAAGTTTCTGATATAGCCGAATATTTAGAATGTACAGAAGAAGAAGTATTAGAAGCGATGGAAGCTAGTCAAGTGTATACTCCAAAGTCTTTAGAATTAAGTTATGACAATAATGGGGAAGATAAAGACGTTACTTTAATGGATTTAATAGGAGAAGAAGATAAGGATTTTGCAAGTTTAGAAAATAAAGATTTTTTAGTAAAATGCTTAGAGAAGCTAAATCATATGGAAAAACAAATAATAAAAGCTAGGTTTTTTAACAATGAAACCCAATCTCAAGTTGCTAAGAAATTTGAAGTATCACAAATGACCATATCTAGAATGGAAAAGAAGATTATTAAAAAACTTCAAAATGACATGCAAAGTTTATCATAG
- a CDS encoding ATP-binding protein: MSDVFTISVPSKAEYVNVVRLTTSAVASRMGFNIEEIEDIKVAVAEACTNAIKYGKYSCNEKDLENFNIKYCVEYDKMIVEIQDNGKGFCTEDIEEPDLTSPKEGGLGIFIIRSLMDEVDIISAPEKGTIIKMIKYLGDDI; the protein is encoded by the coding sequence ATGAGTGATGTTTTTACTATTTCTGTACCAAGCAAAGCTGAGTATGTGAATGTAGTAAGATTAACTACATCTGCTGTAGCAAGCAGAATGGGATTTAATATTGAGGAGATAGAAGATATAAAAGTAGCGGTAGCCGAAGCTTGCACTAATGCAATTAAATATGGAAAGTATAGTTGTAATGAAAAAGATTTAGAGAATTTTAATATAAAATATTGTGTCGAATATGATAAAATGATAGTAGAAATACAAGATAATGGGAAAGGTTTCTGTACTGAAGACATAGAGGAACCTGATTTAACTAGTCCTAAAGAAGGAGGGTTAGGAATATTTATAATAAGATCTCTAATGGATGAGGTTGATATTATATCAGCTCCAGAAAAAGGGACTATTATTAAAATGATTAAATATTTAGGGGATGATATTTAA
- a CDS encoding STAS domain-containing protein, with translation MSLDISYKNAGEEWIVYLSGEIDIYTANKFKETLHELSNQRIKDIKLECTNLTYMDSTGFGVLIGALKKLKAQNKNIIIENPGTNILKLLKITGLDKVFVIK, from the coding sequence ATGTCGCTAGATATTAGTTATAAAAATGCCGGTGAAGAGTGGATAGTATATTTAAGTGGTGAGATAGACATATACACTGCTAATAAGTTTAAAGAAACTCTTCATGAACTTAGTAATCAAAGAATAAAAGATATAAAATTAGAATGTACGAACTTAACTTATATGGACAGTACGGGATTTGGTGTCTTAATTGGAGCTTTAAAGAAGCTAAAGGCACAAAATAAGAATATAATAATAGAAAATCCAGGGACTAATATATTAAAATTATTAAAAATAACTGGATTAGATAAAGTTTTTGTAATTAAGTAA
- the gyrA gene encoding DNA gyrase subunit A, translating to MEDQTKIIQVDIEQEMKKSYIDYAMSVIVGRALPDVRDGLKPVHRRILYAMNELGLSPEKPHRKSARIVGDVLGKYHPHGDTSVYDAMVRMAQDFSIRYLLVNGHGNFGSVDGDGAAAMRYTEAKMQKLAVEMLRDIEKETVDFAPNFDETLKEPKVLPSRFPNLLVNGSNGIAVGMATSIPPHNLGEVIDATVKLIDDKEATVEDLIQIVKGPDFPTGATIMGKESIKDAYRTGQGKVTVRANVEIEDMGKGKSRIIATEIPYQVNKARLIEKIADLVRDKKIEGISDLRDESDRNGMRIVVELKRDVNANIVLNKLYKHTQLQDTFSIIMIALVNGQPKILNLYELVRHYLEHQKDVVTRRTQYDLRKAEDRAHILEGLKIALDNIDEVISLIRSSANVNEAREGLMSRFGLTEVQAKAILDMRLQKLTGLERGKIEEEYEELIKLINKFREILANEHLLLNIIREEILEIKEKYNDPRRTAISFSEDEIDIEDLIDEEDVAITLTHLGYIKRIPADTYKSQRRGGKGITGLTTREEDFVERLFITSTHNYLLFFTNRGRVYRLKAYEIPEAKRQAKGTAIVNLLQLNPSEKITAVIPVKKFEKEKYLIAVTRNGIIKKTDLTQFDTSRKSGLIAISLRDDDELISVKQTNGDDEVIIVSQSGKSIRFSEKDVRDMGRAAMGVKAMSLDSDDIVVAMELIEEGADLLVVSQFGFGKRTDLSEYKSQNRGGKGLLTYNVKDKTGHLVGAKVVTDTDEIMLINTNGVVIRLESKDVSIMGRHTQGVTLMRVDEGDSIVSIAKVANEIEEVIEE from the coding sequence ATAGAAGATCAAACTAAAATTATTCAGGTGGACATAGAACAGGAAATGAAAAAATCCTACATAGATTATGCCATGAGTGTAATTGTAGGAAGAGCTCTACCTGATGTTAGGGATGGACTAAAACCTGTTCACAGAAGAATTCTATACGCAATGAATGAACTGGGTCTAAGCCCAGAGAAACCACATAGAAAATCAGCACGTATCGTTGGAGACGTACTTGGTAAGTACCACCCACACGGTGACACGTCTGTATACGATGCAATGGTAAGAATGGCACAGGATTTCTCTATAAGATATCTATTAGTAAATGGCCATGGAAACTTCGGTTCTGTAGATGGTGACGGTGCAGCTGCAATGCGTTATACGGAAGCAAAAATGCAAAAGCTAGCTGTAGAAATGTTAAGAGATATTGAAAAGGAAACTGTAGACTTCGCACCAAACTTTGATGAAACATTAAAAGAACCTAAAGTACTTCCAAGTAGATTCCCTAATCTATTGGTAAATGGTTCTAATGGTATAGCCGTTGGTATGGCCACATCTATTCCACCACACAACTTAGGTGAAGTAATAGATGCTACAGTTAAACTAATAGATGATAAAGAAGCTACAGTAGAAGATTTAATACAAATAGTAAAAGGTCCAGACTTCCCAACAGGGGCTACCATAATGGGAAAAGAATCTATAAAAGATGCTTATAGAACTGGTCAAGGAAAAGTTACTGTAAGAGCCAATGTGGAAATTGAAGATATGGGTAAGGGAAAGAGTAGAATAATTGCTACAGAAATTCCATACCAGGTAAATAAGGCTAGGCTTATAGAAAAGATAGCAGATCTTGTTAGAGATAAAAAGATTGAAGGTATATCTGATTTAAGAGATGAATCGGATAGAAATGGTATGCGTATAGTTGTAGAATTAAAGAGAGATGTTAATGCTAACATAGTTCTTAATAAACTTTATAAGCATACGCAACTTCAAGATACATTCAGTATTATAATGATTGCCTTAGTTAATGGGCAACCAAAGATTCTTAACTTATATGAATTAGTAAGACATTACCTTGAACATCAAAAGGATGTAGTTACTAGAAGAACTCAATATGATTTAAGAAAAGCAGAGGATAGAGCTCACATATTAGAAGGTTTAAAAATAGCCCTTGATAATATTGATGAAGTGATTTCTTTAATTAGAAGTTCTGCCAACGTTAACGAAGCAAGAGAAGGACTTATGAGTAGGTTTGGGCTTACAGAAGTTCAAGCTAAGGCCATACTAGATATGAGACTTCAAAAGTTAACTGGTTTAGAACGTGGAAAAATAGAAGAAGAGTATGAAGAATTAATTAAGTTAATAAACAAATTTAGAGAAATATTAGCTAATGAACATCTTCTTTTAAACATAATTAGAGAAGAGATTCTAGAAATAAAAGAAAAATATAATGACCCTAGAAGAACGGCTATATCCTTCTCTGAAGATGAAATTGATATAGAAGACTTAATTGATGAGGAAGATGTGGCAATAACATTAACTCATCTAGGATACATTAAGAGAATTCCAGCTGATACTTATAAGAGTCAAAGAAGAGGCGGTAAAGGAATTACAGGTCTTACTACTAGGGAAGAAGACTTTGTTGAGAGATTATTCATAACGTCTACTCATAATTATCTGTTGTTCTTCACTAATAGGGGAAGAGTATATAGACTTAAGGCTTATGAAATTCCTGAGGCTAAAAGACAGGCTAAGGGTACAGCTATAGTAAATCTACTTCAGCTAAACCCAAGTGAAAAGATAACGGCTGTAATTCCAGTTAAGAAATTTGAGAAAGAAAAGTACTTAATAGCTGTAACTAGAAACGGTATTATTAAGAAAACTGACTTAACTCAATTTGATACTTCTAGAAAATCAGGCCTTATAGCTATTAGTTTAAGAGATGATGATGAGCTAATAAGTGTAAAGCAAACTAATGGTGACGATGAAGTAATAATCGTTTCTCAAAGTGGTAAATCCATAAGATTTAGCGAAAAGGATGTTCGTGATATGGGTAGAGCTGCCATGGGAGTTAAAGCTATGAGTTTAGATTCTGATGATATAGTAGTTGCTATGGAATTAATAGAAGAGGGTGCAGACCTACTAGTAGTAAGCCAGTTTGGTTTTGGTAAAAGAACTGACTTAAGTGAGTATAAGAGCCAAAACAGAGGTGGAAAAGGCCTACTTACTTATAATGTTAAGGACAAAACTGGACATTTAGTAGGAGCAAAGGTAGTAACTGACACTGATGAGATTATGCTTATAAATACAAATGGTGTAGTAATCAGACTTGAATCTAAGGATGTTTCAATTATGGGTAGACATACTCAAGGAGTAACCTTAATGAGAGTTGATGAAGGTGATAGTATAGTATCCATAGCTAAAGTGGCAAACGAAATAGAAGAAGTAATTGAAGAATAG
- the gyrB gene encoding DNA topoisomerase (ATP-hydrolyzing) subunit B: MSEKVNKEYGAEQIQVLEGLEPVRKRPGMYIGSTGPKGLHHLVYEIVDNSVDEALAGYCTEIRITIGKDNSIKVVDNGRGMPVDIHPKMGKPAVEVIHTVLHAGGKFGGGGYKVSGGLHGVGASVVNALSTWMEVRIRRNGNLYYQRYERGNTMTSLEVIGEATDTGSETIFLPDPQIFDETVFDFSVLEHRFREMAFLNKGIKIVLRDEREEEPVEVTFHYEGGIKEFVKHLNRNKTPIQKNIVYFEGEKDTSSAEIAFQYTDRYTENIFSFANNINTHEGGSHLVGFKSALTRVVNDYARKANILKEKDDNLTGEDIREGITCIISVKLVEPQFEGQTKTKLGNSEVRGIVEGIANEALQNFLNENPQEAKIIVDKCIRSARAREAARKARELTRRKGALDGLSLPGKLADCSEKDPSLCEVFLVEGDSAGGSAKQGRDRRTQAILPLRGKILNVEKARLDKILNYNEIRAMITAFGCGIGEEFNLEKLRYHKIVIMTDADVDGAHIRTLLLTFFYRYMKPLVDYGHIYIAQPPLYKVKKGRAEHYVYSDKELENLLSEIGRNGISLQRYKGLGEMNPEQLWDTTMDASKRTLIQVTIDDAAAADEIFTTLMGDKVKPRREFIESNARYVANLDV, encoded by the coding sequence ATGTCAGAAAAAGTGAACAAAGAATATGGTGCCGAACAGATACAGGTCCTAGAAGGTCTTGAACCCGTAAGAAAAAGACCTGGTATGTATATTGGTTCCACAGGACCTAAGGGTTTACATCACTTAGTATATGAAATTGTAGATAACAGTGTAGATGAAGCCCTTGCTGGATATTGTACTGAAATACGAATAACTATAGGTAAAGATAACTCCATAAAAGTAGTTGATAATGGTCGTGGTATGCCTGTAGATATACATCCTAAAATGGGAAAACCAGCAGTAGAAGTTATACATACTGTACTTCATGCAGGAGGTAAATTTGGTGGAGGCGGATACAAAGTATCTGGAGGTCTTCATGGTGTTGGTGCTTCTGTAGTTAATGCCTTGTCAACATGGATGGAAGTAAGGATCAGAAGAAACGGAAACCTATATTATCAAAGATACGAAAGAGGGAACACAATGACTTCACTAGAGGTAATAGGTGAAGCAACAGATACGGGTTCAGAAACAATATTCTTACCAGATCCACAAATATTTGATGAAACTGTATTTGATTTTAGTGTACTTGAGCATAGATTTAGAGAAATGGCATTCTTAAACAAGGGAATTAAAATAGTTCTTAGGGACGAAAGAGAAGAAGAGCCAGTAGAAGTAACTTTCCACTATGAAGGTGGTATAAAGGAATTTGTAAAGCACTTAAATAGAAACAAAACTCCTATTCAAAAAAATATTGTATATTTTGAAGGAGAAAAGGATACGAGTTCAGCAGAAATAGCATTCCAATATACGGATAGATATACAGAAAACATATTTTCATTTGCCAATAATATAAATACTCATGAAGGTGGAAGCCACTTAGTTGGCTTTAAATCTGCATTAACTCGTGTAGTGAATGACTATGCAAGAAAAGCTAATATACTTAAAGAGAAGGACGACAATCTAACAGGAGAAGATATAAGAGAAGGTATAACTTGTATTATTTCTGTTAAATTAGTAGAGCCTCAATTCGAAGGTCAAACTAAAACTAAACTTGGAAATAGTGAAGTAAGGGGTATTGTAGAAGGTATTGCAAATGAAGCATTACAAAACTTCTTAAATGAGAATCCTCAAGAAGCTAAAATAATAGTGGATAAATGTATAAGATCTGCTCGAGCTAGAGAGGCCGCTAGAAAGGCCAGAGAGCTTACTAGGCGAAAGGGAGCACTAGATGGACTATCACTACCAGGAAAGCTTGCTGATTGCTCTGAGAAGGATCCTAGCCTTTGTGAGGTGTTCCTAGTAGAGGGTGACTCTGCCGGAGGATCTGCAAAGCAAGGTAGAGATAGAAGAACTCAGGCTATTTTACCACTTAGAGGTAAAATATTAAATGTTGAAAAGGCAAGACTTGATAAAATATTAAATTACAATGAAATAAGAGCTATGATAACTGCATTTGGATGCGGTATTGGAGAAGAGTTTAATTTAGAAAAACTAAGATATCATAAAATAGTTATAATGACAGATGCCGATGTGGATGGTGCTCACATTAGAACACTTCTTCTTACGTTCTTCTATAGATACATGAAACCACTTGTAGATTATGGCCATATATATATAGCTCAACCACCACTTTATAAAGTGAAAAAGGGTAGAGCTGAACATTATGTATATTCTGATAAGGAATTAGAAAACTTATTAAGTGAGATAGGTAGAAATGGAATCAGCCTTCAAAGATATAAGGGTCTTGGTGAAATGAATCCAGAGCAGCTTTGGGATACTACTATGGACGCTTCTAAGCGTACATTGATACAAGTAACTATAGACGATGCAGCAGCTGCTGATGAAATATTTACTACTCTTATGGGTGATAAAGTAAAGCCACGTAGAGAGTTCATAGAATCAAATGCAAGATACGTAGCTAATCTAGATGTATAA
- the remB gene encoding extracellular matrix regulator RemB: MFLHLGRDVVVPRKNIISILDYETFKKSKTGREFLKVIEEEEFVRKISDDKIKSCVITEKVEINKKRKVIKTVVYYSPISSVTLQKRANNVEDIYIDEK, from the coding sequence ATGTTCCTTCATTTGGGGAGAGATGTGGTAGTTCCAAGAAAGAATATTATTTCTATATTGGATTATGAAACCTTTAAGAAGTCTAAAACAGGAAGAGAGTTTTTAAAGGTTATAGAAGAAGAAGAATTTGTACGTAAAATATCCGATGACAAAATAAAATCCTGTGTTATAACAGAAAAGGTAGAAATAAATAAAAAGCGAAAAGTTATAAAAACTGTAGTTTACTATTCTCCCATATCATCTGTAACTCTTCAAAAAAGAGCCAATAACGTGGAAGATATATATATAGATGAAAAATAA
- the recF gene encoding DNA replication/repair protein RecF (All proteins in this family for which functions are known are DNA-binding proteins that assist the filamentation of RecA onto DNA for the initiation of recombination or recombinational repair.): MYLKRLKLINFRNYKELELDLNEKLNIFVGNNAQGKTNIVEAIYMSSLGKSFRTSKDKELIMFNRNQSYIKVEGQKKYSNVEVEIKLVANKKKRIKVNKLSLSKNSEILNNIYVVIFSPEDLRLIKEGPSERRKFMDNELSQMKPYYFHNLNSYNKILIQRNHLLKNMRGKDNEFMLEVWDEKLIDVGVKIIEERARFVKRITPLSRLIHRKITNNRENLEVTYLSNIDYVEDTNKLKDMFKKQLKEALKIDIKRGTTTVGPHRDDLGVFIDKIDIRSFGSQGQQRTCALSLKLAEIELVKGETGEYPVLLLDDVMSELDINRQNFLIKALKDVQLFITTTEINNLEELNMDEAFIFHVENAQVNRSR, from the coding sequence GTGTATTTAAAAAGATTAAAGTTGATAAACTTTAGAAATTATAAAGAATTAGAATTGGATTTAAATGAAAAATTAAATATATTTGTAGGAAATAATGCCCAAGGCAAAACTAACATAGTAGAAGCCATATATATGAGTTCACTAGGGAAGTCCTTTAGAACTAGTAAGGATAAGGAACTCATAATGTTTAATAGAAATCAGTCCTACATAAAAGTAGAAGGACAAAAAAAGTATTCCAACGTGGAAGTTGAAATAAAATTAGTAGCTAACAAAAAAAAGCGTATAAAAGTAAATAAATTATCTTTAAGTAAAAATTCTGAGATATTAAATAATATATATGTAGTCATATTTTCTCCAGAAGACTTAAGACTTATAAAAGAAGGCCCATCAGAAAGACGTAAGTTTATGGACAATGAACTCTCTCAAATGAAACCCTATTATTTCCACAATCTAAATAGTTACAACAAAATACTTATACAGAGAAATCATCTATTAAAAAACATGAGGGGAAAAGATAATGAATTCATGTTAGAAGTATGGGATGAAAAATTAATTGATGTGGGTGTTAAGATTATTGAGGAAAGGGCTAGATTTGTAAAGAGAATAACGCCACTTAGTAGGCTTATACATAGGAAGATAACTAACAACAGGGAAAACTTGGAAGTGACTTATCTGAGCAATATAGATTATGTAGAAGATACTAACAAGCTAAAAGATATGTTTAAAAAGCAGTTAAAAGAAGCTCTAAAAATAGATATAAAAAGGGGAACTACTACGGTAGGGCCCCATAGAGATGATTTAGGAGTTTTCATTGATAAGATAGATATAAGAAGCTTTGGATCTCAGGGACAACAAAGAACTTGTGCATTATCATTAAAGTTAGCTGAAATTGAACTTGTAAAGGGAGAAACGGGAGAATATCCCGTATTGCTATTAGATGATGTCATGTCAGAACTAGATATTAATAGACAAAACTTTTTAATAAAGGCATTAAAAGACGTCCAATTATTTATTACTACTACGGAGATAAATAATTTAGAAGAGTTGAATATGGATGAAGCTTTTATTTTTCATGTTGAAAATGCTCAAGTGAATAGGAGTAGATGA
- the yaaA gene encoding S4 domain-containing protein YaaA: protein MDKIKINGEFIQLDKLLKLSAVVQTGGHAKFLITSGEVTVNGEVETRRGKKIYKGDRVQVEGELIEVI from the coding sequence ATGGATAAAATTAAGATTAACGGAGAATTCATTCAGTTAGATAAATTATTAAAACTTTCAGCAGTGGTTCAAACGGGTGGTCATGCAAAGTTCCTTATAACATCAGGAGAAGTTACTGTTAATGGGGAAGTAGAAACTAGGCGTGGTAAAAAGATATACAAAGGAGATAGAGTTCAAGTTGAAGGCGAGTTAATTGAGGTTATTTAA
- the dnaN gene encoding DNA polymerase III subunit beta, translated as MKFICSQKVLASGIGTVQKAISSKSNLPILKGILLEAYNDKLKLVGTDLEIGIENYIEAEIIEEGSLVLSARILGDIVRKLPDDNIEIEVKDNNKTIIRCKNSEFTLLGQNPEDFPDLPEVEEDYEYTISQDLLKNMIRQTVFATAIDETRPILMGVLMKLEPETINMVALDGYRLALREASIKSDFEGKAVIPAKTLNEINRLLSEEEGQEVRIYITDKHILFNMNNTKVVSRLLEGEFINYKQIIPTDYKSRLNVNTKELLNSIERASLLAKEGKNNLVKFSVRDEELTITSNAEIGNVLESVNIDLEGNDLDIGFNSKYFIDALKIIDSEQIQLEFTTNVSPCIIKPTDNENYTYLILPVRIVE; from the coding sequence ATGAAGTTTATTTGTAGCCAAAAAGTATTAGCTTCTGGAATAGGAACTGTCCAAAAAGCAATTTCATCTAAAAGCAATCTACCTATTTTAAAAGGGATTTTACTTGAAGCATATAATGATAAATTAAAATTAGTTGGAACGGATTTGGAAATAGGAATTGAAAATTATATAGAAGCAGAAATAATAGAAGAAGGTTCTCTTGTATTATCAGCTAGAATTTTAGGAGACATTGTAAGAAAGCTTCCTGATGATAATATAGAAATAGAAGTAAAAGATAATAATAAAACAATTATAAGATGTAAAAACTCAGAGTTTACATTGCTGGGACAAAATCCAGAAGATTTTCCTGATCTACCAGAAGTAGAAGAAGATTATGAATATACTATTTCACAGGACCTATTAAAAAACATGATCAGACAAACAGTATTTGCCACTGCCATAGATGAAACAAGGCCTATTTTAATGGGTGTTCTTATGAAATTAGAACCGGAAACTATAAACATGGTTGCCCTAGACGGATACAGATTGGCTTTAAGGGAGGCTAGCATAAAAAGTGATTTTGAAGGAAAGGCTGTTATTCCAGCAAAAACCTTAAATGAAATAAACCGTTTATTATCAGAAGAAGAAGGTCAAGAGGTTAGAATTTATATCACAGATAAGCACATATTATTTAATATGAATAATACTAAAGTAGTTTCTAGATTATTAGAAGGAGAATTTATTAATTACAAACAAATTATTCCTACAGACTATAAATCTAGACTAAATGTAAATACAAAGGAGTTACTAAATAGTATAGAGCGTGCATCCTTACTTGCAAAAGAGGGAAAAAACAATTTAGTGAAATTCTCCGTAAGAGATGAAGAACTTACTATAACTTCAAACGCAGAAATAGGAAATGTACTAGAAAGTGTAAATATAGATTTAGAGGGAAATGATTTAGATATAGGATTTAATTCAAAATACTTTATAGATGCTTTAAAAATAATAGATAGTGAACAGATTCAATTGGAATTTACAACTAATGTAAGTCCTTGTATTATAAAACCTACAGACAATGAAAACTACACTTACTTAATATTACCAGTTAGAATAGTTGAATAA
- the dnaA gene encoding chromosomal replication initiator protein DnaA has product MNTNLSEIWQMALNLLKTELTEVSYNTWLKPIEPIALHNDRIVLAVANDFSKGILEARYASLISNALKQITSKEYNLEFTIPGSESYLKASKSTEKKIVQAEQFDNLNLNPKYVFDTFVIGNSNRFAHAASLAVAEAPAKAYNPLFLYGGVGLGKTHLMHAIGHFILGQNPSSKVVYVSSEKFTNELINSIRDDKNEAFRNKYRNIDVLLIDDIQFIAGKERTQEEFFHTFNALHEANKQIIISSDRPPKEIPTLEDRLRSRFEWGLITDIQAPDFETRIAILRKKAEIEGISVPNEVMHYIAKKIQSNIRELEGALIRIVAYSSLTNKDVTIELATEALKDIISSNRPKQINIQLIKEVVAQHYSIKLEDFSSKRRPRSIAYPRQIAMYLSRELTDLSLPKIGEEFGGRDHTTVIHAHEKISKDIEKDSNVKEKMEVIIKDIKEK; this is encoded by the coding sequence ATGAACACTAATTTAAGTGAAATATGGCAAATGGCTTTAAATCTTTTAAAAACAGAACTTACTGAGGTTAGTTACAATACTTGGTTAAAGCCTATAGAACCCATAGCCCTTCACAACGATCGCATAGTTTTAGCTGTAGCTAATGATTTCTCTAAAGGAATTTTAGAGGCAAGATATGCTAGTTTAATTTCAAATGCTTTAAAACAAATTACTTCTAAGGAGTACAACTTAGAATTCACCATACCAGGTAGTGAGTCGTATTTAAAAGCATCTAAATCTACAGAAAAAAAGATAGTACAAGCAGAGCAATTTGACAATTTAAATTTGAATCCTAAATACGTATTCGATACCTTTGTAATCGGTAATAGTAATAGATTTGCTCATGCTGCTTCATTAGCCGTTGCAGAAGCTCCTGCTAAGGCCTACAACCCTCTCTTTTTATATGGTGGTGTTGGACTTGGTAAAACTCACTTGATGCACGCTATTGGTCACTTTATTTTAGGACAAAATCCTAGTTCTAAAGTGGTATACGTTTCTTCTGAGAAATTTACAAATGAACTTATCAATTCCATTAGAGATGATAAGAATGAAGCTTTTAGAAATAAGTATAGAAATATAGATGTACTTTTAATAGATGATATTCAGTTTATAGCTGGTAAAGAACGTACTCAAGAAGAGTTTTTCCATACGTTCAATGCTCTACATGAAGCTAATAAGCAGATTATCATATCTAGTGATAGACCACCAAAGGAAATACCTACCCTAGAGGATCGTCTACGTTCAAGGTTCGAATGGGGTCTTATTACTGATATTCAAGCTCCAGACTTTGAAACTAGAATAGCAATTTTAAGAAAAAAGGCCGAAATAGAAGGTATTAGCGTACCAAATGAAGTTATGCACTATATAGCAAAGAAGATTCAATCTAATATTAGAGAATTAGAAGGGGCACTAATAAGAATTGTAGCCTATTCATCCTTAACAAATAAGGATGTGACTATTGAACTTGCTACAGAAGCTCTAAAGGATATTATTTCGTCTAATAGGCCTAAACAAATAAATATACAACTTATAAAGGAAGTAGTTGCACAGCACTATTCTATAAAATTAGAAGATTTTAGCTCTAAAAGAAGACCTAGATCCATTGCCTATCCTAGACAGATTGCCATGTATTTAAGTAGAGAATTAACAGATCTATCCCTTCCTAAGATTGGTGAAGAATTTGGAGGAAGAGATCATACTACTGTTATACATGCCCATGAAAAAATATCAAAGGATATTGAAAAAGATTCTAATGTTAAAGAAAAAATGGAGGTCATTATAAAGGATATAAAAGAGAAATAA
- the rpmH gene encoding 50S ribosomal protein L34, which yields MKRTYQPKKRQRKKEHGFRKRMKTAAGRNILKKRRRRGRKSLTA from the coding sequence ATGAAAAGAACTTATCAACCAAAAAAGAGACAGAGAAAGAAAGAGCATGGATTCAGAAAAAGAATGAAGACTGCAGCAGGAAGAAACATATTAAAAAAACGTAGAAGAAGAGGCAGAAAAAGTTTGACTGCATAA